The Oncorhynchus mykiss isolate Arlee chromosome 5, USDA_OmykA_1.1, whole genome shotgun sequence DNA window gagacagactagGGTCATGCAGTtatggggggcggggggggggggggggggggggtcagtggcCCTGAGGTGAGAGGTCAGGGGTACATGGCTGTGACCCTGTGCTTGGTATACGTGCCAGGTCTACGTCGTACCACAATAGCAAGAGCAGCGCTTGCAACAGAAGAACAGAAGAGAGTAGCAACGTATTGACCCATAGTAGAACCACAGCATGTCCCAAAAAAAACCTTACTAACGAGACCATTGGAAAATCAATTCATTGGTTTAAATCCCATTTCAATCAATGTAATTAAATCAATTCATTGTCAACCAAAATGGGACGACAGTCAGAGGAAAGATCAAAGCGATAACAGAAAAAAGACATATAAAAACATTCAGGGAAAAGAGTTAGTACCAGTAGCTCTCTTTCCTAACTACAGCAGGTAGTGACCGACAAAGAAAGCAGGGGAAATAGTTCACAACATCTGTTAGGTAGTGGTCTGTGTGTTTATTTAGCTGCTACAATTAGATTTCAGAGTTAGTCAAACTGAGGAATATTGAACCTAAGCCCAAAAAGCTGAAGCACAGTTGCTGGTGtggtacacgtgtgtgtgtgtgtgtggtcacagcCATCGTCagggctagtgtgtgtgtgtgtgtgtgtgtgtacctggggctCTGTGGTGGCAGGGCCTAGATGAGGAGGAGGGACACTGGGGAGAGCTGTGGGAGTTTGGTTACTCCAGGAGGTAACTGTAGAGGCAGACCTCACCTggagaacacacatacacacagtccgcatggtacacacacacacaccaatgatgAACACACAATGGAGGAGCCCCGACAAAAACAACCCCAGCTcaacactagaggtcgaccgattaatcggaatggccgattaattttCAGAATCgctaatcggcatttttggacaccgattgtggCTGAttaaaaaaattttaaaaaagtttatttacctttatttaactaggcaagtcagttaagaacacattcttattttcaataaaggcctaggaaaggtgggttaactgccttgttcaggggcagaacgacagatttgctcagggattcgatcttacaaccttctggttaccacctgccttacattgcactccacgaggagtgcgtggcaggctgaccacctgttacacgagtgcagcaaggagccaaggtaagttgctagctagcattaaacttcttacaaaaaacaatcttaacataatcactagttaactacacatggttgatgatattaccagtttatctagcttgtcctgcatttgcatataatcgatgcggtgcctgttaatttatcattgaatcatagcctacttcgccaaacaggtgatCATTTAACAAGCGTGTTCgcaaaaaaaagcactgtcgttgcaccaatgtgtacctaaccataaacatgaatgcctttctttaaaatcaatacaagtatatatttttaaacctgcatatttagttaatattgcctgctaacattactttcttataactagggaaattgtgtcacttctcttgcgttcagtgcaagcagagtcagggtatatgcagcagtttgggctgcctggctcgttcagaactgtgtgaagactatttcttcctaacaaagacagtaattaatttgccagaattgtacataattatgacataacactgaaggttgtacaatgtaacagcaatacttagacttatggatgccacccgttagataaaatacggaacggttcagtatttcactgaaagaataaacattttgttttcgaaattatagtttccagaTATGACCATAATGACCTAAgcctcatatttctgtgtgttatgttataattaagtctatgatttgatatagcagtctgactgaacggtggtaggcagcagcaggctcgtaagcattcattcaaacagcaccttcctgcgtttgccagcagctcttcgctgtgcttcaagcattgagctgtttatgacttcaagcctatcaactcccgagattaggcagGTGTAACCAATgagaaatggctagctagttagcggggtgcgcgctaatagcggttcaatcggtgatgtccctcgctttgagaccttgaagtagttgttccccttgctctgcaagggccgcggcttttgtggagcgatgggtaacgatgcttcgaggggtggctattgtcgatgtgttcctggttcgagcccaggtaggggcgtggagagggacggaagctataatgttacactggcaatactaaagtgcctataagaacatccaatagtcaaaggttcatgttaaaaggaaccaccagctttcatatgttctcatgttctgagcacttttactttcttctccaacactttgtttgtgCATTATTTAagccaaattgaacatgtttcattatttgaggtTAAATTGATTTATGgatttattatattaagttaaaataagtgttcatttagtattattgtaattgtcattattacaaataaatataaacaaacaaaaaaattggccgattaatcggtatcggccttttttTGGCCcttcaataatcggtatcggcgttaaaatcataatcggtcgacctctactcaacACCAGAGTCAGCGGCCATCGGCCACACAACATGTGGGAACAAGACCAAAAGGGCACCCAGACAGCATCAGAATCAAGAGAGGATCATCAACCACTTAGGGGCTAATGAGGAGGCTGTGTGAGTGACTGTCACTTACCGGCTGGTAATACTGTTGCGGTGCGGTGGCAGCGGCAGGCACAGGGGCCAGAGCGGGCTGCTGGGTCACCATAGAAGGCTGGGCAGGGGTGAAGAGCTGCCTGGGCTGGGCAGCTGTGGGCTGAGGGGATGGGAGTTGGGCTACTGGGGCTGCAGCTGGAGCCTGTTGACCCAGAGCTCTGCTGAGACGGTCACGCAGCTGCTGCACCGCAACCTGGAGGTGGAGAAAATACCGCCGAATTAGAAGCAGTAGAATGGACATTACGTTCCGGCTCTGAACGAGTAACCCGAGGCAGATTGTGGGACAAATGTATTGTGTATATCATTCACCTGCTCTGTGTTCTGGGGCAGGTATGCAATGGCGTTGGTGAGGCTGCCCTGGGAGGCCAGCAGGCTGGCATACTGACTCATCTTCTCCCCCAGTAGAAGCCCCACAGCACAGGGATCAGACTCCTGGTTCTGCTCTACCGCCTTGCGGAGCACCACCACCTTCTCGACCAGATCCTGCCGCAATACAAACATTACATAGAGttagacccacacacacacaaaccagacgtacactccacacacacacccgcgtacctgcagagagagagggcagtgtCTGTCCTGTGCTCTGGTCCAGCAGGTCACCAGTTTCTCCACGTTGCCAGCGCAGATGTAACACAGACAAGCCTGAGCCTGCAGCGTGCAGTCCTCCACAGCCTCCAGTCTGCAGCCCAGCAGGTCTACAGAGACAGCAGCACAGTTGGGTTCAAAATTCACAACTGGTTCACACGGCAGCAATGGAAAGAAACTTTGAAAGGGAAGGCCAGTGAGGGAGAGCGTGAAAGGCCCCGCATGGTCAATCCGTCGTCTGCATTGATCATGCAGCATTTATAGTGatacggcctctgcagaagtcagggcattcatacttcttgcgcgTCGCTGAGGAGCAAAATTGTGAAGGAAGTGAgcttgtgtttatacaggacctgcCGCCCCCAACCAATCATGTACAGCGCAAAGCTATacggagccctccgcattgttacaaaTGTACAAAATCTGGGAGGCGCACGGCGATGCAGGagcaagcataaattggctttaagggagagtgtgtgaaagagggagagagaaagtgtccGTTCCTACCACACAGAGAGGAGAACTCCTCGGGCTGAGCATAGGTCATGACTGCAGCCAGAGCTTCCTTCCAGTTCTGCAGCTCACAGGTCTGCAGCACGTCACGCCAGTCCCTCATCACCACCGCACTGATCAGctgttaataaaaaaataaatctaaatCGTCAATAGCGTAGACCTCCCTCTGATCAGCTGCGAGACCAAATAATGGCCATAATCAATATTGTTCACGTCCCTCTGCCAGTTCCTCAACCCCACCAATCAGCTGCAGGAGACACTGAAAGTAAATCAGTAGCAGAACAGTAGCAAATACCACAGATCAACTACCTGATCACATGACCATGACACTGACTGACATCATGGTCACGGTGCTCGTCACCTTGGTGATCTTGCAGTGACCAGTGCTGGGTTACCTTGGTGATCTTGCTGTGAGTCTTGGTGAAGTACTTCCTCTGTGTTTTCTCCAGAAGCTCCGCCCCTCCGGCGATGGCCAGGATGATGCTGTCAGCCATGCGGTTGTCATGGAGACAGAGTTCCACTGCGCCCTGGAAGTCACCCGTCAGCAGGGCCTGGGTGATCAGGCCATCCACACCTGACGGGACAAAACCAACAACGGTTTGCTTTTTAAAACTTTGACAAAAAAACAGCAGCATGCAGTCAACCTAAAAATAAGAGATTCAGATTGATATTAACGGATCGTTACCTTGACTGACGCGGAGTTTAATGCCCTCTGGGACTGGAGCCTCCCCTGGCAGGCTGGCCTCTGCTGGTGGAGCCGCCTCCTGACAGACCAGAGGGGGAGTTGATCAAATGTTATTTGACCGAGAGCAGTACCGTCCCTGGAGTGTCAGTACAACTCCAACTACTGCGTAAATCTGTTGATGTCAACGGGAGATTTCCTCGGAAGCATAACAAGTGTTATTCCGTACCGCCATACCATCTACTCAGAGCTTTACATATAACCATAAAACAGCAAAGGGAAACTAAATGAACAGGTGTGAGTCTACCCCAGAGAGAAAGTTAAAGTTGAAGgaaaataggggggggggggtaaaagaaATTGGGCGAGTTACTTATAGTTAGAGATGAGACACTATGTGAAAGCAATGTCACAACATAACCGGAGCAACATAATGACATAGCAGCACCAATATAATAGGTTTACAGTTTTAGCGATGAACAACGATAACGACAAAGCAATAATAGTACGATGCGCCACTCTCTCTCTGGGATGGACTGACGGGATGAGAAGAAGGTACCTCCTCCAGAGGAATCTCTTCATTTACTGGCATCTCTTCCTGGGCGATGGGCTCAGCTCCAAGGCCTTCTGTTAGGTCTACTTCTGCTGCCAATGGTTCCAGACGTCCTGTCACTTCCACTTCTGCTGCTGGCTGGAGGTTTGCAGCAGCGATGAGGTCAAATGGATCTTCCGCTTCTGGTTCCAGAGCAGGTGTGAGTTCCACTTCTGCTGCTGGCTGGAGGTTTGTAGCAGCGATGAGGTCAAATGGATCTTCCGCTTCTGGAGCAGGTGAGAGTTCCACTTCCGCTGCTGGCTGGAGGTTTGCAGCAGCGATGAGGTCAAATGGATCTTCCGCTTCTGGAGCAGGTGAGAGTTCCACTTCCGCTGCTGGCTGGAGGTTTGTAGCAGCGATGAGGTCAAATGGATCTTCCGCTTCTGGAGCAGGTGTGAGTTCCACTTCTGCTGCTGGCTGGAGGTTTGCAGCAGCGATGAGGTCAAATGGATCTTCAGGCGGGAGTCCAGGGTCTGCTAGAGGCTGCAAGGTGGATACAGGAGGAGCCAGGTCCAGCTGGACTGCCGACTGCAGACTGGGCATTGTTGATGTCGGGTCGAAGACGGGTACAGCCTGTAAGTCCACCTGGTTGAACGCAGAAACAGGCTGTAAGTCGACTTGGTTGAACTGAAATACAGGCTGCAAGGGCACCGGGTCAAATTCTAAGACATGCTGCAAAGCTACCTGGTTAAATTCAGATACAGGCAGTGAGTTCACTTGGTTGAACTCTGTTGGAGGCTGGAGGGAAAAGGGGGCAGTGGGATCAAACATGGGTGCTTGCTGCAGGTCAGCTGGGGGGGGCAGAGCTGGGGGGGCCAGAGTAGGGTCAGACTCTGACAGGAGAGCAACGGGAGCAACAGGGGCAAGAAGCTGGGGTTCTGCGCTGAGGTCAAGAGTAAGAACAGGCTCCGATTGGAGGACAGGCATAGGATCAGAAGCTGAAAGGTCACCGCTGGGCGGGGGAGCAAGCTCTGGCTGGGGTCCAGGTTCGGGCTGGAGGGCGGGCTCAAGCGGCGGTTCGGGGGTGGGCTCAACAGTAGCAGCCTCAGGCATGGGAGGAAGGACCTCAGGCTCCGTGTTGAGCTGGGGAGCAGGAAAAGGCACTACCTCTGGTTCTGGTCCAGGATCAGCCTCAGGTTCAGGCACAGAGGTGGGGGCAGGAGCAGTGGAGGGCTGCATACATTCATACAGCAGGaaaggagtaggagaggagagccagATTCACAGAGTTCAGCAGAGCCATTCAATTGAGAGTTGTAGATAAATTATTAAcagaatcactgacatgttgGAAACCCAATAATATTCATAAAACATCATTGATTGTGTCCATTGAGATATTAGTACCGTTGAGCCCGGGTTAAGCAATGTTACAAAATATCCTTTAATTTGAGCAGTACAATAGCATTAAGAATCAGATGAGAAAATAGCATTGTCTTgcagattaaaaaaatatattatatataaaaagGTAGAATAGAAATATGTGAGGTGAAGTTATCCAAATCATATTCAATGATGATCTATGACAAAAGTCAGGAAAAGCAATTCAACGATGTTCAGCACATGAATAAGAAACGCATCCTTTTCTTACTTCACAGAAACTGTATTGTGAAACCTAGAGTTAGTGAAGTTGGACACTTTCCCAATGCCCCTACCACTTCCCTGTTTGAGCAATGAGACCAAAGCTACAGAGAGTGAATGAGCAGATATGTTTGCTCTGCATTACCATCAACTTTACCGCATACTGAACCGTATTCCACGTTGTTCATCGAATTGTCACAACTAAGGAATTATACATGtttcttccacacacacacacaaagtccttACCTCCTCAGGCTGAATAGGTTCTCCCTCTAATGCTGCTGCAATCTGTGAACAAAGGAACAACCCCAGCGGAATTAAACCAGGCTGACAGACCGCATTAggaccagacagacaacagactgACATGGCCTGAGGACATTCAGTGACGGTTCATTTCAAAACCTCACCTTTGCTGCTAGCTCCTCCTTCTTATATCCCAAAAGCTCCAGGTATTTTCCACGAGCATCATTCTCAAAGTTCACCTGAAAACACCATTTCACTTTGGTAGTAAAAGAcacgcaaaaaaaaaaagacacgCAATACTGTAAAACTTTGTTTTAACACCACAAGTCCCCATCCTTACCTTCAGGAAGGACCAGACGGTCTTCTCAAACTCGTTCTGGGCCGAGTCCATCTTCTCCTGGCAGAAGTCAACGAAGCTGCCAGCAGCCAGTGTGGCCTGCAGCTGGGCAGAGCGCTCCAGGAAGGTCGTCTCCGTAATCACCTGACTAATGTGAACCACATGGGCCGTGGGCTGCTGAGGCTGTTGGGGGTTGGGCTTGATGTTCTCCAACGACACCAGCTTACCACCAAACTGGATTTtggcggagggggggggggggggggggggggggcaggaagtGAACTTATTAGCACCATTTCAACATATCGATAGAATGTCTttagtgagagagacaggaaccAGCAGCAAAGAGTTGCCAGGAGGTGAGCTGTAGTGTGTCACTGGGCGGTATCATCATACATCCATGCATACGGCTTGACAAAGATAGCAGAGAAATTAAGGCAGAGAAGGTAGTGACTCACAGCGAAGGAGGCCCCCACGGGCCTGCGGATCCACTTGGGGGGCTTTTTGaggggggtgatggtggtggaggcGGGCGGGGCCTGGGAAAGCTGCAGGGGGGGAAGGGTCTGACCCATCCCAAATGGATCCATATTGCCAAATGACGTGCTGATCTAGAACATAGACATGCCACAgaaagtaaaatatatattttttttctcctctttttTTAAATAGATTATGTATTCATTCACACAAAGTGTCTCCAATGATGGGCTAAAATTGAAGCGAGTTTCCACTCCAAATCTCAGAATTCGTTGGAACCGCGTATGTAACCCGAAATGACCAACATGGAGGCCAGTTTCCAACCTCAACAGTGTTCATATGTGAAACTGTTTACCCACCGTGTCTGCCTGTGTCTGGCTGAAAGCCTGGCTGCTGCCCCCCATGATGGAGTAGATGCTGATGTGTCCGTCGAAGGCTGCGGCCGACAGCACCGCCGGGTTCCTGGGACACCACTGGATGTCAAAGCACCACTGGGTACTGGTAGGCAGCTCATACAGCACCTGGAGATGAAACAGCAGACAGGAATGCCTTTCTGGTTACATGTCTCCGTAATGATAATTATTAGCAGTGTACTGTAGTTTGTAGTTAGGGACCATGCTAAGAATAgcgagaccacacacacacacacacactcacctcggCGGTGTTGGGGTTCCAGCAGAGGATTCGGTTGTCTTTCCCGCAGCTCAGTAGCAGCTCAGGGTCCGCCAGGCTCCAGGCGATGGCCAGGACACCCCTGACGAACACACATACCCCCCCCGCAGATTTAATTAGCATAATGTAATCCGATCACATCCGATCTAATGAACACTTGCAATTAGTTCTGACATGTCTTGGGTGTGCCCTTTTGTTAACAGTCACACCAGAGGAGCGTGTTCTGATCACTCCTTAAATAGCAGTCATCCCCATCTCCCAGAGACCTCTAGTAACCAAGAACAGATTCATACCGCAGTCACATTCCTACGTGGTTCTCTCACAGAGTTCAGCCTCAACGGCTGAACATGATTCCATCCAATACAAAAGGTTGGACCGTGACAGTCAGTGGTTTTGACATGACTTTCTCCACGACTGGATACCAGATTCATTTGAAGTCATAATTTACCGTGTGTGGTTCTCCAGGACTTTGAGAGGGGAGGTGGCAAAACGCAGGTCCCAGATCTGGATCACTGGCATCCTGTCATCCTCCGAGGCCAGCACCAGCTGAGTAGCTACCTCGGGGTTCCATTCTAGCCCAGAGCAGtgcatctgaacacacacaagTTATCTATTAATTTACTTATTATAATGAATGTGTGGTTCTCTTTCTGCCTGCCATCTGTCACGTGGTGTTAATACTATGCTTGTACCAATGGTTGGAATCAGTACAGGGAACAGAACCAAAAACAATTTTATGATTTGAGGAACAGAACCCGAACcgaaagtgatctatactgttccggaacagaaccgttAATTTAAAAGCAACGTTCAGGGcattttttttcagtttcacaaaaATCACAACAAAgtgcctatgcaaagccctcactctgtcactcaaatGTATTCCAGTGCCCAccagctgaaaatctttgccagtgtCTGCGCGTGTAGGCCACCTGCCCTCTGAAGCATaagttactgtagcctactgacgacATTGCAAGCGtaattcagaaattagggagaggtgtttaattagagaagaatggattTACTTTTTCAacgctagttaaggatactatagttatccCGTTTCACACGgcatttattaactacaaaaaaggCAAGGCGTGTTTTTAATTCCAgtgctgctctgcacacacaagctagTTAACTAACGTTTGCTCTGGTCCAACGTTAAACCAACACCGATGTTGAAAGAtattcaaagttcctccatagaagccgcTCCTCCGTAGGTGTAGCTCTGTGGGCCTGATTCAATAAGATGCCCTGCGCTTCAAGGCAAGCTTCCCCCATCCTTTCTCctcaaaaatgtattttgcatCTCACGCCCTACACGGTGGCTggcagcacagtgtgtgtgtgtctgtctttcatTATTATTAAACCATGCGGTTATGGCAAAATACTATTTGTTCTTAACGACTTTCCTATAGAGATTAAAAATGGCTAACCCGCTCCACAGCAAGCTTCTCTATccacactgattggtgaagtaatttaaatGTTGAGGtatatggaaaaataaatgtatatatttcagaggtttaaaaaaaaaggaaCAATGTAAATCGGAACCAGTTTATCATAACTTTATTTTGCCGGTCGGAAACAGTGGAACGAAacgagagaagaaaaaaaaataacacTTCTGGAAAATAAtcttggttccaacccctggtttgTACTAATGTCAGAAGCCTCAGACCGATTCGGTTGCCAATCCTGTGTCTGTCCCAAAATAAGTGGCAAGCTTTTAACTGAAGGCGCTAGGAATACTTCCCACCCCCAAAAGTTTACAGAAAGCTGCAGGCCAGGGAGAGGACTTTTAAACTGGAGATGAAAGTGGCAGACTGAGCCCTAAACAGCAGACGTGCTTTCCGGTACGTACCCTGTTGCTGTGGTCGCTGACTTTGATGATTAGGTCGTTCTTGCGGAGGTCCCAGATGGAGGCGCGGCCGCTGGGGCTGGCTGAGGCCAGGATGTGTTGGACCTGCCTGTTCCACGCCACACAGCTGATGTCCTCTAGAGGCTGAAATAAACAAAAAGCCTGCTCACTCAAATGTTCCTCTACTATCAAATTACCTGGGTGCCGGATCCTCGTAGACAAGATAACATGAACATTTTTAAGGAAAGCACTCCAAAAAAAAGGTAAATTGTGACTACTTATGGTTTCCTTAATTAACCACGCAGAGACACGTTCTGGTGCCATTGAGTCTTACCTGAGTTTTAGGGCCTGGTGTCATCGGGGAGCCAAAGTTGTTTAGGTCCCAGATGTAGATCTCTGATTCGTTACCTCCGGAAGCCACCAGGTTGTCCTGGGGAAGGGGAGACGGAAGTAATGATTTATCATCACTAGctaacatgggggggggggggggacaatgtaaAGTACAGTAACGAACAACGAGATACACTTGACAGAGTTGGCGGAACAGTCAACAAAGGTCAGTAGACCAAAACGTTAGTATTCCAATAAAACAAAAGCAAGACGTTCTCAAGTGAGTTGAGCAATATCTCAACGTGCATATTATGCACAGAAAAGTATCATGCCAAAGCGGTTAGTGAGAGCATAGTTACAGTTAGTTCGGTGTACCTACCTGGAAGGAGTTGACATCAAGGGCTCTAACTGGCCCGCTGTGTTTGTTACTCTGAGCGATGACAACGTCACCGTGTCCAGCAATGATCTTGGCCGGGTCGTAAAGGATGACGTCGCCGTTCTCTCCCCCTGCGATGAGCACTCCAGACGGGAGACCCTGTGCATCCATGCCGTGGGGACCCCACGCCAGCTTATGGTATCTGATTGAGTGTGATAAGAGCAGTCTGAGCTTTGACGTATGTTTTCTAAACCTACCCAAGAGTTGACTTGCTCTGATGCTTGTTGTACCCTTGTCAGAACCATTCACCAATCTTTGTTGATTGACTATACTTGTTGTTTTTCCAGTAACCTGAGCTTTAACCACTACAGTTTTCACAACTACGATTCCCTACCCGGGTTTACTATACTACCTGAGATACCTGAAGAAATATAATTTACTAAGAATCCTGTTGAAAGAaagggggctcccgagtggcgctgcggtctaaggcactgcatcttttggggcggcaggtagcctagtggttagagcgttggactagtaaccgaaaggttgcaagaacaaatcccagagctgacaagattaaaaaataaataaaaatgtgaaaataagaatttgttcttaactgacttgcctagttaaataaaaggtcaaataaaaatctcagtactagaggtgtcactacagaccatggttcgattccaggctgtatcacaaccagccgtgattgggagtcccatggggtggcgcacaattggcccagcgtcgtccgggttaggccgtcattgtaaataagaatttgtccttaactgacttgcctagttaaataaaaaataaaaaaactgggTTTGGGTTACAGCTAGTGCTAAGGTTTCActacctgtgagaggaggagtaTGCTCCACGGAGCTTCATgtccagagaaggctcggccagGTCCAGCTCAAAGATCTCCAGAGAGGCGGAGGTACTGAAGGAGGCATCCAGCTGCTGGGCTGACGTacctggacacagagacagacgggTGAGCAGTCAGCAATACCTGACCAGGTAGACGCACTAACAGGACAGCTGTTCAGACAACAAATATTAAACGAGTCAGTTTTCAAGGATATTCAAAAACTTGTGGCTCATGACGAGACTATGACTCCAACATAGAGAGGAGAATAGCTGCTCCTGCAGCTCAACTCTTTCTGAAATTTAATCTGGAAAATTGATGCATCACCCCTGTCAGTGCAACATGTACAGTTGGGGGTCTTGAATTATGGGATCCCTTGATGATAAGCAAAAAataatgtataaaataaataacacaaatactgagctatattgtatggaAAGACATTCTGGGAAATTATATTTAATACCAAaaaattgctcagagaaatagaTTGTGTAACAAATAATAACGGGGGGGAGGGTTAAAAATGATTGGATCCCGTTTTCAATATTCCAGCACCCTCCCCTTACGAGGATaacgacactgagcctttttataaaatgtttaatgagattggagaacacagtgggagggatcttagaccattccacAATACGGAATAAGGTTTTCAGTCGAGTTTAAgcctggagactgagatggccattgaaaAATGATGATTTttgttgtgtgcttagggtattgtcttgctggaagattcaCGTGAGGCCAAGTTccagccttctggcagaggcaCGCAAGGTGTTTGGCTAAAATGTTCTGGTATCATTCATGATACTGTTGACCTTAACAGGGGcaccaggaccagtggaagcaaaatagccccataacatcaaagatccttCCCCATATTTTACAGTTGAGATTAGGTATTTTCTGCATTGCTCTTTCAAAAGTCAAACACCCTGGTGTGCATGGCCAAATACCTTTATTTTTTATGACTATAGCACCGAtttcaatccaagtgccaatgccgttgAGCAAACTCAAGgcagtgctatggtcagatgacatgaaaatagagctctttggccacgcacacgaACGCCCGAGTTGGCCTTCAAAAGAACGCATATGCAGAAAATACCTACTTCCGGTCGTCAAATATGTCCGAGATTCTCAGTAAAGTGTACAAAAGATACCTGCTGCCAGGTACACAGGATGGTGCTGTGCTGGGCTCCAGCTCTGGATGGCCGTGCGGTTGATCTCTTTGAGCTTCATTCTGATGGGGAGAAAACAACCCAAACAAGAA harbors:
- the sec31a gene encoding protein transport protein Sec31A isoform X1; the encoded protein is MERMKLKEINRTAIQSWSPAQHHPVYLAAGTSAQQLDASFSTSASLEIFELDLAEPSLDMKLRGAYSSSHRYHKLAWGPHGMDAQGLPSGVLIAGGENGDVILYDPAKIIAGHGDVVIAQSNKHSGPVRALDVNSFQDNLVASGGNESEIYIWDLNNFGSPMTPGPKTQPLEDISCVAWNRQVQHILASASPSGRASIWDLRKNDLIIKVSDHSNRMHCSGLEWNPEVATQLVLASEDDRMPVIQIWDLRFATSPLKVLENHTRGVLAIAWSLADPELLLSCGKDNRILCWNPNTAEVLYELPTSTQWCFDIQWCPRNPAVLSAAAFDGHISIYSIMGGSSQAFSQTQADTISTSFGNMDPFGMGQTLPPLQLSQAPPASTTITPLKKPPKWIRRPVGASFAFGGKLVSLENIKPNPQQPQQPTAHVVHISQVITETTFLERSAQLQATLAAGSFVDFCQEKMDSAQNEFEKTVWSFLKVNFENDARGKYLELLGYKKEELAAKIAAALEGEPIQPEEPSTAPAPTSVPEPEADPGPEPEVVPFPAPQLNTEPEVLPPMPEAATVEPTPEPPLEPALQPEPGPQPELAPPPSGDLSASDPMPVLQSEPVLTLDLSAEPQLLAPVAPVALLSESDPTLAPPALPPPADLQQAPMFDPTAPFSLQPPTEFNQVNSLPVSEFNQVDLQAVPVFDPTSTMPSLQSAVQLDLAPPVSTLQPLADPGLPPEDPFDLIAAANLQPAAEVELTPAPEAEDPFDLIAATNLQPAAEVELSPAPEAEDPFDLIAAANLQPAAEVELSPAPEAEDPFDLIAATNLQPAAEVELTPALEPEAEDPFDLIAAANLQPAAEVEVTGRLEPLAAEVDLTEGLGAEPIAQEEMPVNEEIPLEEEAAPPAEASLPGEAPVPEGIKLRVSQGVDGLITQALLTGDFQGAVELCLHDNRMADSIILAIAGGAELLEKTQRKYFTKTHSKITKLISAVVMRDWRDVLQTCELQNWKEALAAVMTYAQPEEFSSLCDLLGCRLEAVEDCTLQAQACLCYICAGNVEKLVTCWTRAQDRHCPLSLQDLVEKVVVLRKAVEQNQESDPCAVGLLLGEKMSQYASLLASQGSLTNAIAYLPQNTEQVAVQQLRDRLSRALGQQAPAAAPVAQLPSPQPTAAQPRQLFTPAQPSMVTQQPALAPVPAAATAPQQYYQPVRSASTVTSWSNQTPTALPSVPPPHLGPATTEPQVQPTPPMYGMPPSGSAAPPASSSAAYPPMYSHQYQPYPPASQYNLGTGGPAIYSPLQYSAPPPPSFSSSSPQAPAPGFMPQYTQQPLYPPPSMGQPVSSAPPFSPPPLSSGASFQHGGPGSPASYMPPLPPTGSSEGYNPDTTCFMEGEGPQNGWNDPPTLSRVPKKKKVPENYTPPSPIMAPIFSPLGAGDPQQPPYMPPGQAQNQAPYQGMQQQMAPPPMNPGMLKTRGGSVEGAPGAPTGDTIQPLQSIPAEKITMKPIPDEHLVLKNTFEGLIHKCLAAATDPQTKRKLDDANKRLEALYDKLREQTLSPAIIGGLHNMVQCIESRSYVESLNIHTHIVSSSNFSETSAFMPVLKVVLTQANKLGV